CCCCGAGCAAGAGCAGGGCTTCCTGGGCTTCAGCGACGGTGGGGGGCAAGTTGCGCAAGATTGCTTCTGCTTCGACGAAGCGCTCCGAGGCGAAAAGCTCGTAGGCTCGCGCAAGGCCCGGTTGCGGGGCGGGGGCCTCGGTTCTCGGCCGGATGGCGACAGGCCGCGCGACCGGCTTGGGCCTCGCCGGAAGGGGACTTGCGGGGATGGTCACGGCCGAGCGGGCATATGAGGAGCGAAGAGACTGAGGGTCCTGCTTGCGGTAGTAGAAGGTGCCGTGGGACTGCTCCACCTGAAAGCACGTATCCGCCAGGCGGGTGGTTTCCGCATGGCCGAGAAAGAGGTAGCCCCCGGGCGAAAGGGCGCGGGCGAGACTCTCCAGCTGGCGCCGGATCGCATCGGCCGAGAAGTAGATCAGCACGTTGCGGCAGAAGATGACGTCGTAGGCACCCGGCTCCGTCGTGCGATCCAGCTGCATGAGATTGCCCAGCGAGAAGCTCACCATCTCTCGGATCGCAGGCGCCAGCACGAAGTCGCCGCGTCGCTCGCGAAAGTAGCGGGCCGTAATCTCGGGCGACACGCCGCGAAGCGACCAGGGTGCGTAACAAGCGCGGCGGGCCTTGGCGAGCGCGAGGCCATTGAGGTCGATGCCTTCGATGCGCACGCCGCTTCGAAGCAAGCCGGATTCCTGGGCTACCATCGCGAGGGTGTAAGCCTCCTCGCCGGATGAGCAACCGGCCGAGAGCATGCGCACCGGGCGGTGCGGCGCCGGCCGCCGGGCGAGGGCTGGCAGCACGACTTCCTTGAGGGCCTGGAACTGCTCGGGGTTGCGAAAGAAGTAGGTTTCGCCGACGGTCAGTTGCTCGGCCAGCTCGAACATTTCTTGATCGGCCGTTTCAGGCGCCAGGAGCAGGGCGAAGTAGGCCTCGGCAGTCTTGCAGGCCGTAGCCCGCATGCGGTCGGCCAGCACCCGATCGAGCCGCGTGCTCGCATCGAGGCCGGTCAGGCCGACGCGCGAGACGAGCAGCTCGGAGAACCGGGCCAGATCGCCGGTCAAAGGCCCCTCGCTCATTCGGACTCCTCGGGTGTGAGGACCGCCAGGTGCTCGGGCGGGACGAGGCGACCGCCCGCCAGCAGGATCAAGAGACGATCGTCCAATGAGGCGATCGCTTCCATCGCATGGCCCTTGGCTTGGCGAAAGAGCGGGGGAAGGTCCTCGAAGACCGCCGCCGAGAGGCGTTGGATGCCCACCACCGTCTCGACGGCGAGCAGCACCTGGCGCTCGCCCGTCTTCACGGCCACGAAGCGCTCGGGCGCTACCGGCTCCGAGGCACCGAGGAGCATCGCCAGATCGACTACCGGCCGAGGCTCGCCGCGCGCCACGGCCACCCCGCGCACGAAGGGCGGCGCCCCCGGCATCGGGGCCACCGACAAGGGACGCATGATTTCGGAGACCTCGTCCAGGCGCAGGGCGAAGGCCCGCGCCTCGACGCTCACCACCAGGACCGACAAGGACGTCATGGGCTAGTCCCGCACGAGCGAGGGCAGGGCCTCGCGCGCCTCGCGGCCAAGGGGCTCACCCCGCAGGGCCTTGCGGATCCAGAACTCGGTCACCTTGCCGGCCATCACGACCTCGTCATCCACCGCGATGACGGGGATCGCGTAGCGGAAGCGCTCGAAAAGTGCCGGATCCGCTTGGATGTCGCGGATCTCGAGCGAGAAAGGTTGATCGATTGCGACCTTATCGAGCAGGGCTTTGGCCTGGTCGCAAAGGCAGCAACCCGGTCCAGAAAAGAGCGTCACGCGGGGCATGGCGGGGCTCCTGGCCTATCGCGAGGAAGAGGGCGAACAGAAGAGGTTATACCCCCTTCGCGCACAAGGGTCCAGCCAGAGAGCATCTAACGAAACCAGGCATGTGACCTCCATTGGCCGCCTTTGGCGGCTTGGGCGCCTGCGGCTCATGGCAAGGAACAGTTTCGTTAGACGCTCTACTCCGCATAGGTATCGACCGATAAAACTTCGGCCAACGGCGCCCCGTCGCCCGAGAGGTAGCGCACCGTGCGATAGGTGGCCGATCGCGGCCGACTATCCGGCACCCGCTCGGTCTCGAGGCGCAGGCGCCGAGCGCCTGGGGAGTCCCCCTTCACCCGGACCCAGAGGGCCTCGTCTTCGAGGCGCGCCTCGAGCCGCACGGGGAAGGAGCCGGTATTTTCGAGGCGCAGGTCCGCGCGCCCGTACCAGACGGTCGCATCGCGGCCGGGCGGCACCGAGCGCACCCTGCGCAGGTGGGGGTGGCGCTCGACGATTCCGAGCCCCCCTAGCGCCGCGGCGTTGTAGAGGGTCGAGCTGAGCTGGCAGATGCCGCCCCCAATGCTGCTCGTCAGATCCCGCTCCAGGTAAGCGGGCGCGAGGCGGTAGCCCCGCTCCGGCGTGCGCGGTCCGACTTGCGCGTTGAACGACCAGACCTCGCCGGGCTCGATGACCCTCCCGTCGATGGCAGCCGCCGCCCGGGCGATGTTCGCGCGCTGGGCCTCGCTACGCTCCGAGAGGCCCGAGCGGAAGGCCCCGAGCTCCACCTGGAAGGGGCGCTTCATCCAGAGCCCCACCCCCAGTCCCAGGACCAAGAGTGGAACAAGGCCCCAGGCGACGGCTACTCTCGACCTCACTCGCCAATCTCCCAGCGAGCTTCAGCCCCGCGGGCCCGCACCTCGGGCGCGTACATCCCCTCGGCCACCGTGGGCAGCACGTGGTATCGCCCCGGCAGCTCGGGCCGAAGCACGTAGTACAGCGCATGGGAGCCTGACGCCAGCTCGCGCTCGAAGAAGACGGCCTTCTCGTCGCGCACCGCAAGCGCGCTCCAGCCCGCGGTGCCCTGCGGCGTCACCACCTCGGCGCCCGCCGGCAGCGGGTCCTCGACGAGCATGTAGCGCAGGGGGGCCTTGGCCTCAATCGTCAGGCGCACGAGCACCTTGGCCTGGGACTTGGCCGTCTGGCCCAGCGGCGCAAGCTTCGCCACCTGCTTGGCATCGAAGGAGGCCCCGAAGAGGCCACCGCTCGCCTGCCATTCGGCGAAGGTCTTCTCGTCAAGCTGAAAGTAATCGCGGCGCACCGCAAGCTCAGGGCTCGCCTTGGCCGGGATATCCTCCATGCGCGCGTCGTAGGAAAGCAAGCCGGCATAAGGCAAGCCGCCCGTCCCTTCCGGCCGGATCGCGAGTTCGTGGCGGCCGGGCGAGAGGCGAGAGGCGTCAATCACAAGACTCGCCCCCAGGTAGCGCTGGTCGCCCGAGAACGAGAAGCGCTCGATGACCTTGCCATCGAGGCTCACCTCGCAGGCTTCGGGCAAGCCCTGGGCGGCCCCGAGGCGCACCGCGTCGGCGAGCGCCATCACGATGGCCCCCGTGTCCTTGGTGCTCTGCCAGCGATCGCCCTGGCGGGTCATCAAGAGCCAGCGCACGGCTTCCTGGACCTCGGGGTCGTTCGGCGCGACGGCAAGCCCCGCGCGCACGGCGTACGCCGTCGTCTCGGTGGCAGCGTCGTACCAGGAGAAGGGCACCGCCCCGCTCTCCCAGTGGGTCATACCACCGGTGCGCACGGCGCGGCGCTTGAGCTCCGACCACAGCTCCCGCGCCCGAGCCGCCTCTCCCGCCTCGGCGAAGGCGAGGGTCGCAAGGGCACGGCCGTAGTTCGAGAGGCCGTCACGAGCGGTATAGAGCTTGTCGCGCAGGGCGCTCACCGACTCCTGCCAGGCGCCGAGCGCCCAGACGGCCGAGGCCAGGGCGTCGGGCCCCGCGCCGCGCCGCAGTTCATGGCGCGTCACCAGGTCCTTGCCAAGGCGATCGCCCTGGCGCTTCAGGTAGGCGAGGCCTTGCCGCACGGGCTCGGCGGGCACCTCGAAGCCCGCAAGGCGCGCCTCGCGCAGGCCGAAGAGCGCGTAGGCCGTCAGGTCCACCTCGCTCTCGTCCGGACCGAACCAGCCCCAGCCGCCGTCGGCGTGCTGGTACCGGACGATCTTGGCGATCCCCTCGTTGGCGAGCTTTCGCGCCTCCGGTCGCAGGGCGAAGGCTTCGAGGCCCAACTGGGAGAGGGTCCGCGAGACGCGGATCTCGGGCACGAAGCGGCTGGTGGTCTGTTCCAGGCAGCCATAAGGGTAGCGACGCAAGTAATCCAGGGCTGGTCCGACCGCCGCGAGCGGGGTCGGCGTCAGCGACAGGTCGAAGCGCAGGGTCTCGGGGATCGCATCAGGCGGCACCTCCAGCGTGATCGCAGAAGGGCTCGCCGTTTCGGCGAAGCCGGTAAAGGCCTGCCGTTCGGGCGTGCCGTGCGCCAGCACCGGGAAGCCCAGTTCCAGCGCATCGCTCGCCTTGGTCCCTACCGCCTTGAATTTCAAGCTCGCCGTCCCGGGGGCCAGGGGCTCGACCCAGAGGTCCAGGCGCGAAAGGCCGTTGCGCGCCACCGAGAGGCGCTCGGGGACGGCACTCGTCACCTTCAGGTTCGAGGCCGCAAACGCGACCCGCACGTCCTGGTCCTGCGGGGTGTAGTTGTGGACCAAAGCCGCGATGGCGAGGCGATCGCCCATGACGAGGAAGCGCGGCATGGCCATGCGCACCAGGAGGTCCTTGGTCGCCAGGAACTTCTCGCGGGTCACGCCCACCTGAGTGTTCGCCGTGTAGGCCTGGGCCTTGACCACCCAGGTGGTCAGGTTGTCGGGCAAGACGAAGCGGACCGAAGCTTTGCCGTCGGCGCCGGTGCGGATCGCGGGGAACCATGCGGCCGTGTCCTTGAAGTTCTTGCGAACGCGCGGCTCCTCGGTATCCTTGCCGGGGCCGCCCGAGTAGTCCTCCACGAATGAGTACGAGGTCGTCACCCGGT
This genomic window from bacterium contains:
- a CDS encoding glutaredoxin family protein, whose translation is MPRVTLFSGPGCCLCDQAKALLDKVAIDQPFSLEIRDIQADPALFERFRYAIPVIAVDDEVVMAGKVTEFWIRKALRGEPLGREAREALPSLVRD
- a CDS encoding methyltransferase domain-containing protein encodes the protein MSEGPLTGDLARFSELLVSRVGLTGLDASTRLDRVLADRMRATACKTAEAYFALLLAPETADQEMFELAEQLTVGETYFFRNPEQFQALKEVVLPALARRPAPHRPVRMLSAGCSSGEEAYTLAMVAQESGLLRSGVRIEGIDLNGLALAKARRACYAPWSLRGVSPEITARYFRERRGDFVLAPAIREMVSFSLGNLMQLDRTTEPGAYDVIFCRNVLIYFSADAIRRQLESLARALSPGGYLFLGHAETTRLADTCFQVEQSHGTFYYRKQDPQSLRSSYARSAVTIPASPLPARPKPVARPVAIRPRTEAPAPQPGLARAYELFASERFVEAEAILRNLPPTVAEAQEALLLLGAVLLNTGRGEAVETVCRRALANDEFSAGAHYLRALYYEQAGELASAIKDYEAASYLEPGFSLPHLRLGLLAKRRGEHEQGRRALTQALALLPNENDARLALFGGGFGRTALEQLCRSELAREGRAL
- a CDS encoding chemotaxis protein CheW, with translation MTSLSVLVVSVEARAFALRLDEVSEIMRPLSVAPMPGAPPFVRGVAVARGEPRPVVDLAMLLGASEPVAPERFVAVKTGERQVLLAVETVVGIQRLSAAVFEDLPPLFRQAKGHAMEAIASLDDRLLILLAGGRLVPPEHLAVLTPEESE
- a CDS encoding VanW family protein — translated: MRSRVAVAWGLVPLLVLGLGVGLWMKRPFQVELGAFRSGLSERSEAQRANIARAAAAIDGRVIEPGEVWSFNAQVGPRTPERGYRLAPAYLERDLTSSIGGGICQLSSTLYNAAALGGLGIVERHPHLRRVRSVPPGRDATVWYGRADLRLENTGSFPVRLEARLEDEALWVRVKGDSPGARRLRLETERVPDSRPRSATYRTVRYLSGDGAPLAEVLSVDTYAE